The following proteins come from a genomic window of Corallococcus sp. NCRR:
- a CDS encoding response regulator — MTDSAPLILLIEDEEDLRDAVATLLEMEGYRVAQCIHGEDAWSWLQSHPRPGLVLMDLMMPVLDGQAFLTRLSQERMLEGVPIIVLSGSPFHPPGAAAYLRKPVAVASLMEVVRHFLPASGEGPEGPHTS, encoded by the coding sequence ATGACGGACAGTGCCCCTCTCATCCTGTTGATCGAGGACGAAGAAGACCTCCGGGATGCGGTCGCGACGCTGTTGGAGATGGAAGGCTATCGCGTCGCGCAGTGCATCCACGGCGAGGATGCCTGGAGCTGGTTGCAGTCCCATCCGCGTCCGGGACTGGTGCTGATGGACCTGATGATGCCGGTGCTGGACGGACAGGCCTTCCTCACGCGGCTGTCCCAGGAGCGCATGCTGGAAGGCGTGCCCATCATCGTGCTGTCTGGCAGTCCCTTCCATCCACCGGGCGCGGCGGCCTATCTGCGCAAGCCCGTGGCGGTGGCGTCGCTGATGGAAGTGGTGCGCCACTTCCTGCCGGCATCCGGGGAAGGCCCGGAAGGACCTCACACGTCGTGA
- the fdh gene encoding formate dehydrogenase: MRPHLQRGDARARPGRGAALKFRDLLNGWPVLRQFARGDSRALGDTAMSARSRSLAPRTKSADQVVKSICPYCAVGCGQEVHVRDGRILDIEGDPQSPISRGRLCPKGAATFQLVTGTQRVQQVLYRRPGGTEWEPIPLEEAMDKVAERVKRTRDATFEVRDAQGQWVNRTLGLAHLGGATLDNEENYLLKKLFSALGVVQVENQARIUHASTVPGLGITFGRGGATTFQQDLQHSDCILIQGSNMAECHPVGFQWVMEAKARGAKVIHVDPRYTRTSAVADLYAPIRVGTDIAFLGGLIHYVLEHERYFRDYVVQYTNAATLIREGFQDTEELEGLFSGYQPKDNRYDIRTWQYQGVSGVVPAAGHKELTDEPGAGAGGHEHRVDLRDEHRDETLQHPRCVFQLLKRHFSRYTPKVVSQVCGVDEALFLQVAETLCDNSNPERTSAFCYAVGWTQHSVGVQYIRTAAILQLLLGNIGRPGGGILALRGHASIQGSTDIPTLYNLLPGYLPMPRASGTDSLTHYIRKNKSGSGWWTEFPKYAVSLLKAWFGDKATQDNDYLFHHLPRLTGNHSHMQTVADMADGKLQGYFVMGENPAVGSMNGALQRKGLRKLDWLVVRDFTLIETAEFWRTAPEIQSGQVRPEDIQTEVFFFPAAAHTEKDGTFTNTQRLLQWHHKAVEPAGDTRSELHFVYHLGRKLRRLYAGSTDPKDAPLLDLTWDYPTQGPHEEPSAEAVLKEINGYSVADGEPVDGFTALKDDGSTACGCWIYSGCFKDGVNQTARRKPGQQQTWVAPEWGWAWPSNRRILYNRASADANGKPWSERKRYVWWDAGEKKWTGEDVPDFIADRPPEYRPPEGATGLATIAGNDPFLLQADGKGWLFAPSGMMDGPLPTHYEPMESVVPNPLYAQQCSPTREEWRRKDNPYHRAWGDPRYPYLVTTYRLTEHHTAGGMSRWLSWLSELQPEMFCEISPELAREKGLKNGDWCTLATARGDLECRALVTERIRPLKVKGKQVHQIGLPYHWGVTGRVRGEGANELTAFVADQNVDIQESKAFTADLRAGRMRSGERAAAGAAPPAPVLPEVPRDVTPPGDTDHSESQEPEGKG, translated from the coding sequence ATGCGTCCCCATCTTCAGCGTGGGGATGCACGTGCGCGTCCTGGGAGAGGAGCGGCCTTGAAGTTCCGCGACCTGTTGAATGGCTGGCCGGTGCTGCGTCAGTTCGCCCGGGGAGACAGCCGGGCACTGGGCGACACGGCGATGTCGGCGCGGAGCCGCTCGCTCGCGCCGCGCACGAAGTCCGCGGACCAGGTGGTGAAGTCCATCTGTCCGTATTGCGCGGTGGGCTGCGGGCAGGAGGTGCACGTGCGCGACGGGCGCATCCTCGACATCGAGGGTGACCCGCAGTCCCCCATCTCACGCGGCCGGCTGTGTCCCAAGGGGGCCGCCACCTTCCAGTTGGTCACGGGCACGCAACGCGTGCAGCAGGTCCTCTACCGCCGCCCCGGCGGCACGGAGTGGGAACCCATCCCGCTGGAAGAGGCGATGGACAAGGTGGCCGAGCGCGTGAAGCGCACGCGCGACGCGACGTTCGAGGTGAGGGACGCGCAAGGGCAGTGGGTGAACCGGACGCTGGGGCTGGCGCACCTGGGTGGGGCGACGCTGGACAACGAGGAGAACTACCTCCTCAAGAAGCTCTTCAGCGCGCTGGGCGTCGTGCAGGTGGAGAACCAGGCTCGAATATGACACGCGTCCACGGTGCCCGGTCTGGGCATCACGTTCGGCCGCGGTGGAGCCACGACGTTCCAGCAGGACCTGCAGCACTCGGACTGCATCCTCATCCAGGGGTCCAACATGGCCGAGTGCCATCCAGTGGGCTTCCAGTGGGTGATGGAGGCGAAGGCCCGGGGCGCGAAGGTCATCCACGTGGACCCGCGCTACACGCGCACCAGCGCGGTGGCGGACCTCTACGCGCCCATCCGCGTGGGCACGGACATCGCGTTCCTGGGCGGGCTCATCCACTACGTGCTGGAGCACGAGCGGTACTTCCGTGACTACGTGGTGCAGTACACCAACGCGGCCACGCTCATCCGCGAGGGCTTCCAGGACACGGAGGAACTGGAGGGGCTCTTCAGCGGCTACCAGCCCAAGGACAACCGCTACGACATCCGCACCTGGCAGTACCAGGGTGTGTCCGGCGTGGTGCCGGCGGCGGGCCACAAGGAGCTGACGGACGAGCCGGGCGCGGGCGCGGGTGGACACGAGCACCGCGTGGACCTCCGCGACGAGCACCGCGACGAGACGCTCCAGCATCCCCGGTGCGTGTTCCAGCTCTTGAAGCGCCACTTCTCCCGCTACACGCCGAAGGTGGTGTCGCAGGTGTGCGGCGTGGACGAGGCGCTGTTCCTCCAGGTGGCGGAAACGCTGTGTGACAACTCCAACCCGGAGCGCACCAGCGCGTTCTGCTACGCGGTGGGCTGGACGCAGCACTCCGTGGGCGTGCAGTACATCCGCACGGCGGCCATCCTCCAGCTCCTGCTGGGCAACATCGGCCGGCCCGGCGGCGGCATCCTCGCCCTGCGCGGGCACGCGTCCATCCAGGGCTCCACGGACATCCCCACGCTCTACAACCTGCTGCCCGGCTACCTGCCCATGCCGCGCGCGAGCGGCACGGATTCGCTCACGCACTACATCCGCAAGAACAAGTCCGGCAGCGGCTGGTGGACGGAGTTCCCCAAGTACGCGGTGTCGCTGCTCAAGGCGTGGTTCGGGGACAAGGCCACGCAGGACAACGACTACCTGTTCCACCACCTGCCCCGGCTGACGGGCAATCACTCGCACATGCAGACGGTGGCGGACATGGCGGACGGGAAGCTCCAGGGCTACTTCGTCATGGGGGAGAACCCCGCCGTGGGCAGCATGAACGGGGCGCTCCAGCGCAAGGGGCTGCGCAAGCTGGACTGGCTGGTGGTGCGCGACTTCACGCTCATCGAGACCGCGGAGTTCTGGCGCACGGCGCCGGAGATCCAGTCCGGGCAGGTGCGGCCGGAGGACATCCAGACGGAGGTGTTCTTCTTCCCGGCCGCCGCGCACACGGAGAAGGACGGCACCTTCACCAACACGCAGCGGCTCTTGCAATGGCATCACAAGGCGGTGGAGCCGGCGGGCGACACGCGCAGCGAGCTGCACTTCGTCTATCACCTGGGACGCAAGCTGCGGCGGCTCTACGCGGGCTCCACGGATCCGAAGGACGCGCCGCTGCTGGATTTGACATGGGACTACCCCACGCAGGGGCCCCATGAGGAGCCCTCGGCGGAGGCGGTGCTGAAGGAGATCAACGGCTACTCGGTGGCGGACGGGGAGCCGGTGGACGGCTTCACGGCGCTGAAGGACGACGGCTCCACGGCGTGCGGCTGTTGGATCTACTCGGGTTGTTTCAAGGACGGCGTGAACCAGACCGCCCGGCGCAAGCCGGGGCAGCAGCAGACGTGGGTGGCGCCCGAGTGGGGCTGGGCGTGGCCGTCCAACCGGCGCATCCTCTACAACCGCGCGTCGGCGGACGCGAACGGCAAGCCCTGGAGCGAGCGCAAGCGCTACGTGTGGTGGGACGCGGGCGAGAAGAAGTGGACCGGCGAGGACGTGCCGGACTTCATCGCGGACCGGCCCCCGGAGTACCGGCCGCCCGAGGGCGCGACGGGGCTGGCGACCATCGCGGGCAATGATCCGTTCCTCTTGCAGGCGGACGGCAAGGGCTGGCTCTTCGCGCCCAGCGGGATGATGGACGGGCCGCTGCCCACGCACTACGAGCCCATGGAGTCGGTGGTGCCCAACCCGCTCTACGCGCAGCAGTGCAGCCCCACGCGCGAGGAGTGGAGGCGCAAGGACAATCCCTATCACCGGGCCTGGGGCGACCCGCGCTATCCGTACCTCGTCACCACGTACCGGCTGACCGAGCACCACACCGCGGGCGGCATGTCGCGCTGGCTGTCCTGGCTGAGCGAGTTGCAGCCGGAGATGTTCTGCGAAATCTCCCCGGAGCTGGCGCGCGAGAAGGGATTGAAGAACGGGGACTGGTGCACGCTGGCCACGGCGCGCGGGGACCTGGAGTGCCGGGCGCTGGTCACGGAGCGCATCCGCCCGCTGAAGGTGAAGGGGAAGCAGGTGCACCAGATTGGCCTGCCGTACCACTGGGGCGTCACGGGGCGCGTGCGGGGCGAGGGGGCCAACGAGCTGACGGCGTTCGTCGCGGATCAGAACGTGGACATCCAGGAGTCGAAGGCGTTCACGGCGGACCTGCGGGCGGGGCGGATGCGCTCGGGGGAGCGGGCCGCGGCGGGAGCGGCGCCGCCTGCGCCCGTGCTGCCGGAGGTGCCTCGTGACGTGACGCCGCCTGGGGACACGGACCATTCGGAATCACAGGAACCCGAGGGGAAGGGATAG
- a CDS encoding 4Fe-4S dicluster domain-containing protein — protein sequence MGSRKGFFTDTTLCIGCKACEVACKQWNQLPDDGFHFTGMSYDQTAHLGASTWRHVAFVERPVPLQGQTSGAGDFSWLMMSDVCKHCQRAGCLEACPTGAIVRTEFDTVYVQPDVCNGCGYCVSACPFGVIDRREDDGRAWKCTLCYDRIGDDQTPACAKACPTASIQYGDLDELHARAESRVRDLHQRGVTDAYLYGKDAENQPGTGGLNAFFLLLDKPEVYNLPPDPVVPTKKALRSWASVAMGAVGMVAVAMGAVVFGREGRG from the coding sequence ATGGGGAGCCGCAAGGGGTTCTTCACGGACACGACGCTCTGCATCGGCTGCAAGGCGTGCGAGGTCGCGTGCAAGCAGTGGAACCAGCTTCCGGACGACGGCTTCCACTTCACGGGGATGTCCTACGACCAGACAGCGCACCTGGGCGCGTCGACGTGGCGGCACGTGGCGTTCGTGGAGCGGCCGGTGCCGTTGCAGGGGCAGACGTCGGGCGCGGGGGACTTCTCGTGGCTGATGATGTCGGACGTGTGCAAGCACTGCCAGCGCGCGGGGTGCCTGGAGGCGTGTCCCACGGGCGCCATCGTGCGCACGGAGTTCGACACGGTCTACGTGCAGCCGGACGTGTGCAACGGCTGCGGCTACTGCGTGTCGGCGTGTCCGTTCGGGGTGATTGACCGGCGCGAGGACGACGGGCGCGCGTGGAAGTGCACGCTCTGTTACGACCGCATCGGTGATGACCAGACGCCCGCGTGCGCGAAGGCGTGTCCCACGGCGTCCATCCAGTACGGAGATTTGGATGAGCTGCACGCGCGAGCGGAGTCGCGGGTGCGCGACCTGCATCAGCGGGGCGTGACGGACGCGTACCTGTACGGGAAGGACGCGGAGAATCAGCCGGGCACGGGTGGGCTCAACGCGTTCTTCCTGCTCCTGGACAAGCCGGAGGTCTACAACTTGCCGCCGGATCCGGTGGTGCCGACGAAGAAGGCGCTGCGCTCGTGGGCCTCGGTGGCGATGGGCGCGGTGGGCATGGTGGCGGTGGCGATGGGCGCGGTGGTGTTCGGGCGAGAGGGGCGCGGATGA
- the nrfD gene encoding NrfD/PsrC family molybdoenzyme membrane anchor subunit, whose product MSDDTLLDRLQRKADGRNIDPRAGILEGEGAQQKVKDPEPARHGMDVLPTVPSRSGPDSAEAPSYYGMPVLKEPLWIWTVPAYFYVGGVAGASSVLGVALESLGGRRLERLVGRCHAVATAGDIVSAGLLIHDLGRPSRFLNMLRVFRPTSPMSMGSWVLAGSGAVNTAAFVLRRMPGMPGGVGRAAGWMGAVLGLPLAGYTAVLVSNTAVPLWQQVGRTLPLFFMASATASAGSLLSLFPHTDAEERVLRRFRVAGKVAELFTREAVELEARQVAEVGKPLRTGASGALWTLSRTCSLAGLVMDVLPGRARWKQVTADVLTTVGAVAARYAVIQAGKTSARNPQATFQGQRQGLGAAQVDGNTEASDGKPLSFPLPVLGQGSAPRAGMPYARFMAT is encoded by the coding sequence ATGAGCGACGACACGCTGTTGGATCGGCTCCAGCGCAAGGCGGACGGGCGGAACATCGACCCGCGCGCGGGCATCCTGGAGGGCGAGGGTGCTCAGCAGAAGGTGAAGGATCCGGAGCCCGCGCGGCATGGGATGGACGTGTTGCCCACGGTGCCGTCGCGGTCCGGGCCGGACAGCGCGGAGGCTCCGAGCTACTACGGCATGCCGGTGTTGAAGGAGCCGCTGTGGATCTGGACGGTCCCGGCGTACTTCTACGTGGGTGGGGTCGCGGGCGCTTCGAGCGTGCTCGGGGTGGCGCTGGAGTCCCTGGGAGGACGGAGGCTGGAGCGGTTGGTGGGGCGCTGCCACGCGGTGGCCACGGCGGGGGACATCGTGAGCGCGGGGCTGTTGATCCACGACCTGGGCCGGCCGTCGCGCTTCCTGAACATGCTGCGCGTGTTCCGGCCCACGTCGCCCATGAGCATGGGTTCGTGGGTGCTGGCGGGTTCGGGAGCGGTGAACACGGCGGCGTTCGTGCTGCGGCGGATGCCCGGGATGCCAGGCGGAGTGGGGCGCGCGGCGGGGTGGATGGGCGCGGTGCTGGGTTTGCCGCTCGCGGGGTACACGGCGGTGCTGGTAAGCAACACGGCGGTGCCCCTGTGGCAGCAGGTGGGGCGCACGCTGCCGCTGTTCTTCATGGCCTCCGCGACCGCGAGCGCGGGCAGTTTGTTGTCCCTGTTCCCGCACACGGACGCAGAGGAGCGCGTGCTGCGCCGCTTCCGTGTCGCGGGGAAGGTGGCGGAGCTGTTCACGCGCGAGGCGGTGGAGCTGGAGGCGCGGCAGGTGGCGGAGGTGGGCAAGCCGCTGCGCACCGGTGCATCGGGAGCGCTGTGGACGTTGTCGAGGACGTGCTCCCTGGCGGGACTGGTGATGGACGTGCTGCCGGGACGCGCGAGGTGGAAGCAGGTGACGGCGGACGTGCTGACCACGGTGGGCGCGGTGGCCGCGCGTTACGCCGTCATCCAGGCGGGCAAGACGTCCGCGAGGAATCCACAGGCCACGTTCCAGGGACAGAGGCAGGGACTGGGTGCGGCCCAGGTGGACGGGAACACGGAGGCGTCGGACGGAAAGCCCCTGAGCTTCCCGTTGCCCGTGCTGGGCCAGGGCTCGGCGCCACGGGCCGGCATGCCCTACGCACGGTTCATGGCAACGTGA
- the mobA gene encoding molybdenum cofactor guanylyltransferase: MDGSATFPDVTLAILAGGQGTRLGGVAKGLLSVGGLTTLERLRAFGSHFEDTVLVANVPQPYERFGLRTVEDAVKGKGAPGGVHAALGAARTRWVFAVACDMPFVTEAAARVVLDARGEDVDAVCIERDGRWEPLFAAYRTELVSRWGEALVADPSLRGLLMRFRTRTLPVDALRAVDPELRALANVNTPEDLVRYGVTLP; encoded by the coding sequence ATGGACGGATCCGCGACCTTTCCCGACGTGACGCTGGCCATCCTGGCAGGGGGGCAGGGGACCCGGTTGGGAGGCGTGGCCAAGGGGCTGTTGAGCGTGGGGGGGCTCACAACCTTGGAACGGCTGCGGGCGTTCGGGTCGCATTTCGAGGACACGGTGTTGGTGGCGAATGTTCCGCAACCGTACGAACGCTTCGGGCTTCGCACGGTGGAGGACGCGGTGAAGGGCAAGGGAGCACCGGGAGGGGTGCACGCGGCCCTGGGCGCGGCGCGCACGCGGTGGGTGTTCGCGGTGGCATGCGACATGCCGTTCGTGACGGAGGCGGCGGCGCGGGTGGTGCTGGATGCACGGGGCGAGGATGTGGACGCGGTGTGCATCGAGCGAGACGGACGGTGGGAGCCCCTGTTCGCGGCCTATCGTACGGAGCTGGTGTCACGCTGGGGTGAAGCGTTGGTGGCGGATCCGTCTCTGCGGGGACTGCTGATGCGGTTCCGGACGCGGACCTTGCCCGTGGACGCCTTGCGCGCGGTGGATCCGGAGCTGCGGGCCCTGGCGAACGTGAACACGCCAGAGGATTTGGTCCGCTACGGCGTCACGTTGCCATGA
- a CDS encoding molybdopterin molybdotransferase MoeA, whose translation MPLTPLPAARLAALDAIAPAAPARLPLMEAHGRFLAAGIVASRALPGCDNSAMDGWAVRAGETRGANRDRPARLRIVDTVYAGHLPRRALQPGEAARVFTGAPLSPGADAVVRQEAARPTDDGTHVDLFVCVEPGHDLRRAGEEVMPGTPLFPAGQRVDATVLGVLASLGEATALVRPAPRVAVVATGDELVPPGQPAAPHQVFESNRLLVAALAREAGADVTHLARSRDDEAELRAQLETLAPQVDVLITTGGASVGDKDCVKRVLTRMGARFLVDGVALKPGKPVAVARLGSTAVVVLPGNPGAATVAFDQFARPLLFKHQGVLEQRRVTRARISEPRHKQAGLTYLVTVAALEPREDGAEPWARLRPQGAGQILQNVAARGWAVLPAGRADFAQGESVDVQLFDSPDFHAVEAA comes from the coding sequence ATGCCGCTGACTCCCCTCCCCGCCGCGCGACTGGCCGCGCTCGACGCCATCGCGCCCGCGGCCCCCGCCCGCCTTCCCTTGATGGAAGCCCATGGCCGGTTCCTCGCCGCTGGCATCGTCGCGTCACGCGCGCTGCCCGGCTGCGACAACTCCGCCATGGACGGGTGGGCCGTGCGCGCCGGGGAGACCCGAGGCGCCAACCGCGACCGCCCCGCGCGCCTGCGCATCGTCGACACCGTCTACGCCGGCCACCTGCCGCGCCGCGCCCTCCAGCCCGGCGAGGCCGCGCGCGTCTTCACCGGCGCCCCCCTCTCCCCCGGCGCCGACGCCGTCGTCCGCCAGGAGGCCGCGCGCCCCACCGATGACGGCACCCACGTGGACCTCTTCGTCTGCGTCGAGCCCGGCCATGACCTGCGCCGCGCCGGCGAAGAGGTGATGCCCGGCACGCCGCTGTTCCCCGCCGGCCAGCGCGTGGACGCCACCGTGCTCGGCGTGCTCGCGTCGCTGGGAGAGGCCACCGCGCTCGTGCGCCCCGCGCCGCGCGTCGCCGTCGTCGCCACCGGGGATGAGCTCGTTCCCCCCGGCCAGCCCGCGGCGCCCCACCAGGTCTTCGAGAGCAACCGCCTCCTCGTGGCCGCCCTCGCCCGCGAGGCTGGCGCGGACGTCACGCACCTGGCCCGCTCGCGCGACGACGAGGCGGAGCTGCGCGCGCAGCTGGAGACGCTCGCGCCCCAGGTCGACGTGCTCATCACCACCGGCGGCGCGTCCGTGGGCGACAAGGACTGCGTGAAGCGCGTCCTCACCCGCATGGGCGCGCGCTTCCTCGTGGACGGCGTCGCGCTCAAGCCCGGCAAGCCCGTGGCCGTGGCCCGCCTGGGCTCCACCGCCGTCGTCGTGCTGCCCGGCAACCCCGGCGCCGCCACCGTCGCCTTCGACCAGTTCGCGCGCCCCCTCCTCTTCAAGCACCAGGGCGTCCTCGAACAGCGCCGCGTCACCCGCGCCCGCATCTCCGAGCCCCGCCACAAGCAGGCCGGCCTCACCTACCTGGTCACCGTCGCCGCGCTCGAGCCGCGCGAGGACGGCGCCGAACCGTGGGCCCGCCTGCGTCCCCAGGGCGCCGGACAGATTCTGCAGAACGTGGCCGCCCGGGGCTGGGCCGTGCTCCCCGCCGGCCGCGCCGACTTCGCCCAGGGCGAGTCCGTGGACGTGCAGCTCTTCGACTCGCCGGACTTCCACGCCGTGGAGGCCGCGTGA
- the fdhD gene encoding formate dehydrogenase accessory sulfurtransferase FdhD, translated as MRDQSAPSKVSRPEPRGVTHRAVRRFDGDTLRAAEDDRVAVEEPLEIRVNGDPVATTMRTPGHDRELAVGFLFAEGILDDGEDLGSLFHCGHPGEEGYGNVLEVVPAAGAVLDLERVEATRRGTLTTSACGVCGRRDVDDLMATCASVAPGPVLSARTVARATERLRAIQHTFELTGGVHAAAALDANGELLAAHEDVGRHNAVDKVVGALVLAGAVRSPRRLPTPPFPAAPTVLAVSGRASFEIVQKAARARIPVVVSVSAASSLAIDLALRAGVTLAAFSRNGRCNVYTATERLEPHPQPPGFPHDFRHDASR; from the coding sequence CTGCGTGATCAATCCGCGCCATCCAAGGTCTCCCGTCCAGAACCGCGCGGGGTCACCCACCGCGCCGTGCGCCGCTTCGACGGAGACACCCTCCGTGCGGCCGAGGATGACCGCGTGGCCGTGGAGGAGCCGCTGGAGATCCGCGTGAATGGCGACCCCGTCGCCACCACCATGCGGACCCCCGGCCATGATCGCGAGCTCGCGGTGGGCTTCCTCTTCGCCGAAGGCATCCTGGATGACGGCGAGGACCTGGGCAGCCTCTTCCACTGCGGCCACCCCGGCGAAGAGGGGTACGGCAACGTGCTGGAGGTCGTCCCCGCCGCCGGCGCCGTGCTCGACCTGGAGCGTGTGGAGGCCACCCGCCGCGGCACCCTCACCACCTCCGCCTGCGGCGTGTGCGGCCGCCGCGACGTGGACGACCTGATGGCCACCTGCGCGAGCGTCGCCCCCGGCCCCGTCCTCTCCGCCCGCACCGTGGCCCGCGCCACCGAACGCCTGCGCGCCATCCAGCACACCTTCGAACTCACCGGTGGCGTGCACGCCGCCGCCGCGCTGGACGCGAACGGCGAATTGCTCGCCGCCCACGAGGACGTGGGCCGCCACAACGCCGTGGACAAGGTGGTGGGCGCCCTGGTCCTGGCCGGCGCGGTGCGCTCCCCACGCCGGTTGCCCACGCCGCCCTTCCCCGCCGCCCCCACGGTCCTCGCCGTCAGCGGCCGCGCCAGCTTCGAGATCGTCCAGAAGGCCGCCCGCGCCCGCATCCCCGTCGTGGTCAGCGTGTCCGCCGCCAGCTCCCTGGCCATCGACCTGGCCCTGCGTGCCGGCGTGACGCTCGCCGCGTTCTCAAGGAACGGCCGCTGCAACGTCTACACGGCGACAGAGCGTCTGGAGCCCCACCCCCAACCTCCGGGATTTCCTCATGACTTTCGCCATGACGCATCCCGCTAG
- the epsZ gene encoding exopolysaccharide biosynthesis polyisoprenyl-phosphate hexose-1-phosphate transferase EpsZ, producing the protein MDTMSSATASAEVKASGATGVTAAAEVTDPPRLAPGFAAKLNLTVDVALLVAVLVGSAWMRGGLTFPMSWELPSMVVTAVLVWLITGTALCLYDSRFAERSKLDHVALVSVTTLAVVTIQAVLELAMPTAAHVGLAPLLFIFWPVALLLRLGVFRQVASQEAPTEEVLIVGTGAMGRYTGEDLLKRGRHKILGYVRFPEDHASGDSLPADVLGPADELERLFRTLPVSEVYIAGNTLKQGESMQAAIKLAERFGVPFALPAHSFRLDRARPVESRAVADGYLHFAAVAPKPHQMAMKRLFDIAVSAVALWALLPLFAVVAAAIKLTSRGPIFFKQLRTGQHGKPFYMLKFRSMVVNAEELKERLAAQNEQTGPVFKMKNDPRITGIGRFIRKFSIDELPQFLNVLRGEMSIVGPRPPVPSEVAKYETWQRRRLSVRPGLTCIWQVSGRNQISFEQWMYLDMQYIDHWSLTGDLRLLLQTVPVVITGRGAS; encoded by the coding sequence GTGGACACGATGAGCAGTGCGACTGCAAGCGCCGAGGTCAAGGCTTCCGGGGCGACGGGGGTGACCGCCGCGGCCGAGGTCACCGATCCGCCGCGCCTGGCCCCTGGCTTCGCGGCGAAGCTGAACCTCACCGTGGATGTGGCGCTGCTGGTGGCGGTGCTGGTGGGCTCCGCCTGGATGCGCGGCGGGCTGACGTTCCCCATGAGCTGGGAGCTGCCCAGCATGGTGGTGACGGCGGTGCTGGTGTGGCTGATCACCGGCACGGCGCTGTGCCTGTACGACTCGCGCTTCGCCGAGCGCAGCAAGCTGGACCACGTGGCGCTGGTGTCCGTCACCACGCTGGCGGTGGTGACCATCCAGGCGGTGCTGGAGCTGGCGATGCCCACGGCGGCCCACGTGGGCCTGGCGCCGCTGCTCTTCATCTTCTGGCCGGTGGCGCTGCTCCTGCGGCTGGGCGTCTTCCGTCAGGTGGCGTCCCAGGAGGCCCCCACGGAGGAGGTGCTCATCGTGGGCACCGGCGCCATGGGCCGCTACACGGGCGAGGACCTGCTCAAGCGCGGCCGTCACAAGATCCTGGGCTACGTGCGCTTCCCGGAGGACCACGCCTCCGGCGACAGCCTGCCGGCGGACGTGCTGGGGCCCGCGGACGAGCTGGAGCGCCTGTTTCGCACGCTGCCGGTGAGCGAGGTCTACATCGCGGGCAACACGCTGAAGCAGGGCGAGTCCATGCAGGCGGCCATCAAGCTGGCGGAGCGCTTCGGCGTGCCGTTCGCGCTGCCGGCGCACTCGTTCCGCCTGGACCGCGCCCGCCCGGTGGAGTCCCGCGCGGTGGCGGACGGCTACCTGCACTTCGCCGCGGTGGCGCCCAAGCCGCACCAGATGGCCATGAAGCGCCTGTTCGACATCGCCGTGTCCGCGGTGGCGCTGTGGGCGCTGCTGCCGCTGTTCGCGGTGGTGGCGGCGGCCATCAAGCTGACCTCGCGCGGCCCCATCTTCTTCAAGCAGCTGCGCACCGGCCAGCACGGCAAGCCGTTCTACATGCTGAAGTTCCGCTCCATGGTGGTGAACGCGGAGGAGCTCAAGGAGCGGCTGGCCGCGCAGAACGAGCAGACCGGCCCCGTCTTCAAGATGAAGAACGACCCGCGCATCACCGGCATCGGCCGGTTCATCCGCAAGTTCTCCATCGACGAGCTGCCCCAGTTCCTCAACGTGCTGCGCGGTGAGATGAGCATCGTGGGCCCGCGCCCGCCGGTGCCCAGCGAGGTGGCGAAGTACGAGACGTGGCAGCGCCGCCGCCTGTCCGTGCGCCCGGGCCTCACCTGCATCTGGCAGGTGTCCGGCCGCAACCAGATCTCCTTCGAGCAGTGGATGTACCTGGACATGCAGTACATCGACCACTGGAGCCTCACCGGCGACCTGCGGCTGCTCCTGCAGACGGTCCCGGTGGTCATCACCGGTCGCGGAGCAAGCTAG